One Castanea sativa cultivar Marrone di Chiusa Pesio chromosome 4, ASM4071231v1 DNA window includes the following coding sequences:
- the LOC142632543 gene encoding zinc finger BED domain-containing protein RICESLEEPER 2-like — MDALATENLDEVQCIHCLKRLAYNNNGATTQYHRHLKCCLSRILADKKQKLLAVNEGGVESEVAIANFKYDHANVREKASHMILVHEFPFNMVEHEVFNVFMKTTAPYFQKISRNTARNDCISTFELEKKKLKTMLGSVNRSLLDWGLENKVCTITLDNANNNDATVRILKDAIKRKLMLGGKIFYVCCCAHVINLLVQDGLSEIEMVIENVRESVKYLIASEARLIKFGEIAKQLQLPSKKLILDCPTRSNATYAMLAAALEFREVFPRYKDRDAGYNCCLIKEVLNEKSLDENDYISAMTCKMKLKFDKYWGECNFVMAIATVLDPRFKMTLINFSFPKIYQGFEVARNIDRVHDALYQPYNEYVVDYSSSNAGQSASKSTEVNSSFGGNNSKFKTRGRMEFDQFVRNADNIQPAKSDLDVYYLKFRILSKMASDILSIPITTIASESAFSTGGRVIDVYRASLSTKTVQALLCGSDWVRPLYKTKK; from the exons ATGGATGCTCTTGCTACTGAAAATCTAGATGAA GTTCAATGTATTCACTGCCTTAAAAGACTTGCCTACAATAATAATGGTGCAACAACACAATACCATAGGCACTTGAAATGTTGTCTAAGTCGTATATTAGCTGATAAGAAGCAAAAACTGTTAGCTGTAAATGAAGGTGGGGTGGAAAGTGAGGTGGCAATAGCAAATTTTAAGTATGACCATGCCAATGTCAGGGAAAAGGCTTCACATATGATCCTTGTGCATGAATTCCCTTTTAATATGGTGGAGCATGaggtttttaatgtttttatgaaAACTACTGCTCCATATTTCCAGAAAATTTCACGCAATACTGCAAGGAATGATTGCATTTCTACTTTTGAgttggagaagaaaaaattgaagactATGCTTGGTAGTGTCAATAGA TCTTTGCTTGATTGGGGGCTTGAAAACAAGGTGTGTACAATAACCTTGGACAATGCTAACAACAACGATGCAACTGTAAGAATTTTGAAAGATGCTATCAAAAGGAAGCTCATGTTGGGTGGCAAGATCTTTTATGTGTGTTGCTGTGCACATGTCATTAATTTGCTAGTACAAGATGGGTTGAGTGAGATTGAAATGGTGATTGAAAATGTCCGTGAAAGTGTGAAGTATCTAATTGCATCAGAAGCTCGTCTTATAAAGTTTGGTGAGATTGCAAAGCAATTGCAATTACCGTCCAAGAAGTTGATCTTAGATTGTCCCACACGTTCGAATGCAACATATGCAATGTTGGCTGCTGCCTTGGAGTTTAGAGAGGTGTTCCCTAGGTATAAAGATAGAGATGCGGGGTATAATTGCTGCCTA ATAAAAGAAGTTTTAAATGAGAAGTCACTTGATGAAAATGATTACATTAGTGCTATGACATGTAAGATGAAGTTAAAGTTTGACAAATATTGGGGTGAATGCAACTTTGTAATGGCCATAGCTACTGTGTTAGATCCTCGGTTCAAAATGACTTTGATAAACTTTTCCTTTCCAAAGATCTATCAAGGGTTTGAAGTAGCTAGAAACATTGATCGTGTTCATGATGCCTTATATCAACCTTATAATGAATATGTTGTGGACTATTCTTCAAGCAATGCTGGACAAAGTGCATCTAAATCCACTGAAGTTAATAGTAGTTTTGGTGGCAATAATTCCAAGTTTAAAACTAGAGGTAGAATGGAGTTTGATCAATTTGTTAGAAATGCTGATAACATACAACCAGCAAAATCAGATTTGGATGTGTACTACCTAAAATTTCGTATTCTCTCAAAAATGGCATCTGACATACTTTCCATTCCCATCACCACAATAGCTTCAGAATCTGCATTCTCTACAGGAGGTAGAGTAATTGATGTGTATCGAGCTtctttatcaacaaaaactGTACAAGCTTTACTTTGTGGCAGTGATTGGGTTCGACCTCTTTACAAAACTAAGAAATAA
- the LOC142631317 gene encoding uncharacterized protein LOC142631317: MSFISTMIRRGISHTKSLRSTSWCLANRFLTPEDTISNVNCMDKTIENTSVGVNGNRSYSSGGVGLPSYMRAAVFREPNKPLTIEEFQIPRPKAGEVLIKTKACGVCHSDLHVMKGELPFSSPCVVGHEITGEVVELGPLTDHKLIERYPIGSRVVGAFIMPCGNCSYCSKGHDDLCEDFFAYNRAKGTLYDGETRLFLRDGGKPVFMYSMGGLAEYCVVPVHALTNLPESLPYTESAILGCAVFTAYGAMAHAAEVRPGDSVAVIGVGGVGSSCLQIARAFGASDIIAVDVQDDKLQKAKLFGATHTINAKQEDAIEKIREITGGAGVDVAVEALGKPQTFFQCFNSVRDGGKAVMIGLTQSGAIGEVDINRLVRRKIQVIGSYGGRARQDLPKLVRLAETGIFNLSDAVSRKYKFEEAGQAFQDLNEGKIVGRAVIEIM, from the exons ATGTCTTTTATAAGTACTATGATCCGCAGAGGCATCTCTCACACCAAGAGCCTGAGATCTACTAGTTGGTGCTTGGCCAATAGATTCCTGACCCCTGAAGATACTATCTCTAACGTAAACTGCATGGATAAGACAATCGAAAATACGAGTGTTGGTGTTAATGGTAATCGTAGTTATAGTTCTGGAGGAGTGGGATTGCCTTCATACATGCGTGCAGCTGTGTTTCGGGAACCCAATAAGCCCCTCACCATTGAAGAGTTCCAAATTCCTCGCCCCAAAGCCGGCGAGGTTCTCATCAAGACCAAAG CCTGTGGAGTCTGCCACTCTGATCTCCATGTTATGAAAGGTGAACTTCCATTTTCCAGTCCTTGTGTTGTGGGGCATGAGATAACTGGTGAAGTTGTTGAACTTGGGCCACTCACAGACCACAAATTAATAGAAAG ATATCCAATTGGGTCCCGCGTTGTGGGAGCTTTCATCATGCCTTGTGGTAATTGTTCCTATTGTTCAAAG GGCCATGACGATTTATGTGAGGATTTCTTTGCTTATAACCGAGCTAAAGGAACTCTTTATGATGGTGAAACTCGGCTGTTCCTCCGCGATGGTG GGAAACCAGTTTTCATGTATAGTATGGGAGGCCTTGCCGAATACTGTGTTGTGCCAGTACATGCATTGACTAATTTACCAGAATCATTGCCATACACAGAGTCTGCAATTTTAGGATGTGCAGTTTTTACTGCTTATGGCGCCATGGCTCACGCAGCTGAGGTGCGTCCTGGGGATTCTGTTGCTGTGATTGGAGTTGGGGGTGTTGGTTCAAG TTGTTTGCAGATAGCAAGAGCCTTTGGTGCTTCCGATATTATTGCTGTGGATGTTCAGGATGATAAACTGCAGAAAGCCAAGTTATTTGGTGCCACTCACACTATAAATGCAAAACAAGAAGATGCCATTGAAAAGATAAGG GAAATAACTGGGGGAGCAGGTGTGGACGTTGCAGTGGAAGCCTTAGGAAAACCACAGACATTTTTCCAGTGTTTCAATAGTGTGAGAGATGGAGGAAAAGCTGTAATGATAGGACTAACACAATCTGGTGCCATAGGGGAGGTGGATATAAACCGTCTTGTTCGTAGAAAG ATTCAAGTCATTGGTTCCTATGGAGGAAGGGCAAGGCAAGATCTCCCCAAGTTGGTGAGACTGGCAGAAACTGGTATCTTCAATCTCTCTGATGCTGTTTctagaaaatacaaatttgaggAGGCAGGCCAAGCATTCCAGGATCTCAACGAGGGAAAAATTGTCGGTCGAGCTGTGATTGAGATAATGTAA